In a genomic window of Heterodontus francisci isolate sHetFra1 chromosome 21, sHetFra1.hap1, whole genome shotgun sequence:
- the LOC137381208 gene encoding histone H4-like, producing the protein MSGRGKGGKGLGKGGAKRHRKVLRDNIQGITKPAIRHLARSGGVKRISGLIYEETRGVLKVFLENVIRDAVTYTDHAKRKTVTAMDVVYALKRQGRTLYGFGG; encoded by the coding sequence ATGTctggaagaggtaaaggaggcaaaggactgggcaaaggcggagcaaagcggcaccgcaaagtgcttcgtgataacatccagggtATCACCAAGCCAGCAATCCGCCACCTGGCTCGAAGTGGtggagtgaagcgcatctcgggtttgatctatgaggagacccgcggggtgctgaaggttttcctggagaatgtgatcagagacgcggtcacctacactgaccacgccaagcgcaagacggtcaccgccatggatgtggtgtacgctctgaaacgccagggccgcactctctatggattcggcggctaa